In Pseudoxanthomonas sp. SE1, the genomic stretch GTTGGGGCGCCAGTTCACGGTCGCCGACAGCCCCTTCATCTCGGTGTCGTTGACGTTGGGCATCGCGCTGTAGATGTCGTAGCGGCTGTCCATCGGCGTATAGGTCGACAGCCCCGGGAACAGGAAGTTCGCCGTCGGACTGGTGTTGACCGACAACAGCTTGCCACCGCGCACGCCGGACTGGTCTTTCAAGTAGTCGAAGGCGAACTGCACGTCGAAATCGTCCTGCGAGTACGCACCCAGCTGCATGCGGGCCGCATTGATCTCCTTGTCGCTGACCTGCTGGCCGTTGAGCTTGTTCTCGCCGAAGCCGTCGCGGTTCATGCTGGCCACCGACACGCGGCCGCGCAGGCCGCTGTCCTTGCCGCCGATCTCGCCGCCCAGCGCCGCCTTCACGTCCAGCTGGTTGTAGTTGCCCACGGTGACCGAGGCGAAGCCCGTGGTTTCCTGCGGCAGGCCGCGCGAGATGTACTTGATCGCGCCGCCGATAGTGTTCTTGCCGTACAGCGTGCCCTGCGGGCCGCGCAGCACCTCGATGCGCTCCACGTCGAACACGTCCAGCAGCGCGCCCTGAGGACGGGCGATATAGACATCATCCAGGTAGATGCCCACGCCCGGGTCCACGCCCCACAGCGGATCGGCCTGGCCCACGCCGCGGATGTAGGCGGTGACGGTGCTGGTGGAGCCACGCGCCGCGTACACGGTCAGGTTCGGCACCTGTGCGTCCAGGTCGCCCAGGTCCTTGATGTTCAGCTTGTCCAGCGTTTCCGGCGTGAATGCGGTGACGGCCACCGGCACGTCCTGCAGGGTCTCTTCGCGCTTGCGCGCGGTGACCTTGACCGTATCCAGCGTGGTGGCGTTGGTGGCTGGCGATGCGCCGGTCGGCGCAGCGTCCTGCGCCCATGCCACCGGCACGGACGACAACAGGACGCAGCCGATGGCCAGGCTCAGATGCTTGCGCTTCATGGGTCTCCCCTCCTCCCGGGTATGACGTTGGCGGCGGACGGATGCCGCCGATTGAAACGAACACTAGGGGGCCGGCCGCGTGGGCGGCATCGTACCTTCGTACAGTGGGCCGGCCGGCGTGCGGCTGCGGATACTCGCCGCACTTGAAATCGGCGCTGGCCGAGGGGTCGCAGATGTCGAGGAGTACCGGATGTCGTTCCTGATCGTGCTGGCCGCGCTGTGCTTCCTGATGTTCGTGGCCTACCGCGGCTACAGCGTCATCCTGTTCGCGCCCATCGCGGCGCTGGGCGCGGTGCTGCTGACCGATCCCTCGCTGGTCGCGCCGATGTTCACCGGCCTGTTCATGGACAAGATGGTCGGCTTCCTGAAGCTGTACTTCCCGGTGTTCCTGCTCGGCGCGGTGTTCGGCAAGCTGATCGAGATCTCCGGTTTCTCCAAGGCGATCGTAGCCGCCACGATCAAGGTGGTCGGCGCACAGCGCGCGATGCTGTCCATCGTGCTGGTGTGCGCGCTGCTGACCTACGGCGGGGTGTCGCTGTTCGTGGTGGTGTTCGCCGTGTATCCGTTCGCGGCGGAACTGTTCCGCCAGAGCAACATCCCCAAGCGGCTGGTGCCGGGCACCATCGCGCTGGGAGCCTTCACCTTCACCATGGATGCGCTCCCGGGCACGCCGCAGATCCAGAACATCATTCCCAGCTCGTTCTTCGGCACCACCGGCTGGGCGGCTCCGGTGCTGGGCACGATCGGAGGCATCTTCATCCTGATCGTCGGGATGACCTATCTGGAGTGGCGCCGTCGCGTCGCCGCGCGCAACGGCGAGGGCTATGCGGGCAGCGACGAACTGCGCAACGAGCCCGAACCGTTCAAGGGCGACAGGCTGGCGCATCCGCTCATCGCCATCCTGCCGCTGCTGCTGGTCGGGGTGGCGAACTTCCTGTTCACCCGCTGGATTCCCGGCTTCTACGGCGAAAGCCAATCCTTCGTGCCCGCCGTGATCGGCAACCCGGCGCCTGTGGTGCAGGAGGTGTCGAAGGTCGCCGCCATCTGGGCCGTGCAGGGCGCGCTGCTGGTGGGCATCGTCGCGGTGATCGTGTTCGCGTGGAAGCCGGTGCTCGCCAGCTTCGCCGAGGGAACGAAGAGCGCCATCGGCGGTGCGTTGCTGGCCTCGATGAACACCGCATCGGAATACGGTTTCGGCGCCGTCATCGCCGCCCTGCCCGGCTTCCTGGTGGTCGCCAACGCGCTGCAGGCCATTCCGAATCCGCTGGTCAACGAGGCGATTTCCGTCACCGCCCTGGCCGGCATCACCGGCTCCGCGTCCGGCGGCATGAGCATCGCACTGGCAGCGATGGCCGACAGCTTCATCGCCAATGCGAACGCGGCGGGCATCCCGATGGACGTGCTGCACCGCGTGGCCTCGATGGCCTCGGGTGGCATGGACACCCTTCCCCACAATGGTGCGGTGATCACCCTGCTGGCCGTCACCGGCCTCAGCCATCGGCAGTCCTACAAGGACATCTTCGCCATCACCCTGATCAAGACCACGGCGGTGTTCGTGATCATCGGCGTGTTCTACGCCACCGGCTGGGTCTGACGCACCGTCCGGCGTGACCGGCCTGTGCGCGCGGTCGCAAACGGCGCGCGGCGCTTGGCCAATACTTCCCGCATTCCGGGGAAGGCAGGGAAATCCGCATGGCGTACTACACCGTCCCGTGGCGTCGGCTGTTCGCGCGTGGCCAGTGGCGACGCAGGATCGCGGGCACGCGTGCGCGCCTCGACGCCCGCGTGCAGGCAAAACCGCGCGTTGCCACGCCCGATCTCGGCGTGCAGGTCCGTGAACGCCTGAACCGCCTGTACGGCTGGAAGGGCGGCGAACGCGCCAGTCCGAAGGACACCACGCCCGCAGCGGAGGCGGTAGCCGTGGCCGCACCCAGCGGTGGCCGCGTGATGATGGGGCAGTCGAACCCCAGCCTGCTGACGATGGCGCGCCCGCCGTTCGCCGTGCAGGCGCTCAACAACCTCAGCTACGGCGCCACCGCCACCACCATTGCCGAGTTCAGCGCGCTGGGCAGCACCGACCGCCAGCGGCTGGCGAACTACGTGGACTGGCAGCTCAACTGGGACGCCATCGACGACAGCGCCGTCACCAACCGCCTTACCGCCGCCGGCTACACCACGTTGAACAAGTCGCTGGCCCAGCTGTGGGCCGACCACGTGGTGACGGACCCGGAGTACAGCATCCGCATCCGCCCGGCCAACGAAGTGCAGCGCGCCGCCTTCGTGCGCGCGGTGTATTCGCGCCGGCAGCTGCGCGAGGTGCTGGTCAACTTCTGGCACGACCACTTCAACGTGCTGGGCAACGACTTCAGCACCGGTCCGGTGTTCGTGCACTACGACCGCGACGTGATCCGCGCCAACGCCAAGGGCAACTTCCGCACGATGCTGGAAGCCGTCGCCCAGAGCACGGCGATGCTCTACTACCTGGACAACATCAGCAATTCCCGTTCGGGCCCGAACGAGAACTTCGCCCGCGAACTGCTGGAACTGCACACCTTCGGCGCGGAGAACTACCTGGGCTTCATGGATCCCTTCCAGGTGCCGCCCTGCCCCGAAGACCCGGCCTACCCGATCGGCTACACCGACATCGACGTGTACGAAACCTCGGCCGCGTTCACCGGCTGGTCGGCGAAGAACGGGCACTGGCAGTTCCCCACCGAGAACGACGGCACCTTCGTCTACCGGCAGTCGTGGCACGACGCCGGCCCGAAATTCCTGCTGGGCATGCTGATCTATCCCGAGCAGCCCGCGCTGAAGGACGGCCGCGACGTGCTGGACCGGCTGGCCAGCCACCCGCGCGTGGCCAAGTTCATCTGCAAGAAGCTGATCCGCCGCTTCATCAGCGACACACCGAAGCAGGCGTTGATCGACAGCGCAGCGGCGATCTTCCGCGCCAACTGGCGCGCGCCGAACCAGATCGAACTCGTGCTGCGGCACATCCTGAATTCCGACGACTTCATCAACAGCTTCGGCCAGAAGAACCGTCGCCCGTTCGATGCTTCCGTCGCGGCGATGCGCACTTTGGGCGGCGACTGGACGATCCGGCTGGACCACGGCCGCAGCGGCGATTTCATGTGGATGTATGGCTTCACCGGCCACACGCCGTACAACTGGCCTGCGCCGAACGGCTATCCCGACAGCGGACTGGCGTGGTCGGGTTCCAATTCCTACGCAATGACATGGCGCCTGCTGGGCTGGCTGACCGAAAGCAGGGATGGCGACGTGCCGCTGCACCCCATCGTGGACACCACGCGCGCCAACGTGCCGGTGGCCAACTGGACGGCGAACACGCTGGTGACGTGGTGGTGCACCCGCCTGCTCGGCTATCAGCCCGAAGCGGCGCGCAAGCAGGCGCTGGTGGCGTTCATGGCGCAGAACGGCGACCCGAACACCTACGTCATCACCGACACCAACACGTGGCAGGGCAGCGACCTGAAGCGGCACTACAACCACGAGCGCCTGCGCAGCCTGGTGGCGCTGATCCTGATGACTCCCGAATTCATGAGCCGCTGAGGCGACGATGACCGACTTCCGACTGACCCGACGCGACTTCGTCAAAGGCTGCGGCGCGGCCGCCATCGTCGGCACTGCAGGCGGCAGCCTGATGTTTGCCGACCCCGCCGATGCCGCCGTCAACAGCTACGACACGGTCGTGCATCTGTTCCTGCGCGGCGGCATCGATGGCCTCAACCTGGTGGTGCCGGTCGACGGCGTGGACCGCGGCTTCTATGAGGAAGCGCGCCCCAGCCTGAAGATCGAGACCAGCGGTGCCTACGGCGCGTTGCCGCTGACCCTGTCGGGCGGCGCCGGCACCGGCTTCGGCCTGCATCCCTCGGCCAGCGGCCTGCGCGACCTGTGGAACGACGGCAGAATGGCCATCGTCCACGCCTGCGGCATGGCGACCACGGTGACGCGCAGCCACTTCGATGCGCAGCTGTACATCGACCTGGGTACACCCGGGAAGTACGGCTCACCGACGGGATGGATGACGCGCGCGTGGGAGACGCGGCCCAACGGCACCGGCACCCTGCCTGCGCTCGGCGTGAGCGGCACGCAGCCCGCCGGCCTGATGGGCGCGATCGACGCGCTGACGATGAGCAGCCCGTCCGACTTCTCGCTCAACACCACGGCGTGGAGCTGGCAGCGCACGCGCAGCGACTCGCCCAGCGGCCTGCGTGGCGTCAGCGAAACCGTGGCCTCGCTGTGGAACGGCCAGACCGGCATGGAGACCAGTGGTCGCCGCGCGGACGGCGCGCTGCGCCTGATCGGGCAGCAGGGCTACGCCAGCCTGCCGGCCAGCTGGCCGACGGGCAATTTCGCGCAGCAGCTGTGGACCATCGCGCAGACCATCCGCTTCAACCTCGGCCTGCGCTACGCCACGCTGGATCTCGGCGGTTGGGACACGCACGAGGGCCAGGGCACGGCAGGCAGCGGCTACCACTACTACCAGAACAAGATCGCGGAGCTCTCGCAGGCGCTGGCCGCGTTCTACGCCGAACTCAACGGTACCGGCGAGATGGCGCGGGTGACGGTGGTGGTGCAGTCGGAATTCGGGCGCCGCGTGCGCGCCAACGCCAACGGCGGCACCGACCATGGCTACGGCAATCCGATGCTGGTGCTGGGTGGTCCGGTCAACGGACGCCGCTTCTACGGCAGCTGGCCCGGCCTGAATCCGGAAACCCTCTCGCCCACCTTCGGCGACGTGCCTGTGACCACCGACTACCGCCGCGTGATGTCGGAAATCCTGATCCGCCGCATGGGCAACGCCAACCTCAGCCAGGTGTTCCCCGGCTACACGGGCTATGCGCCGCTGGGCCTCATGCAGGGCACCGACATCGCGCCGAAGGTGGACGCTGCGGCAACCACCGCCACATCGATTCCATCATTGGTGGTGCCGGATGCCCCCACCCCGATGCCGGTGACCAGCGCACCCGCCGAGCGCGTGGTCCCCGACTGGCAACGCCGCGGCCCGGTGAACCGCATGCTGGTACGACGGGAGCGATAAGCGCCGGCTCCTGTAGGAGGGGCTTCAGCCCCGATGCTTGCCGGACCCGTCCGATGGCAGGCACCGCGCAGCATGCAGGCGCGCATATCCGTGGGCGGCGACGCGCCTGGGGTGACGGGTCGGGGCTGAAGCCCCTCCTGCAGGGATAGCGTCGTGCTCAGCCGCTGCGCGCGTGCCACGCCTTCAGCAGCTCGGCTTCCTTCTCGCGGGTGATGCCGGCATTGAGCTTGGCCTGGCGCTCGGCCGGCAGACTGCGGAACCACGCCAGCAGGTCGGTGACGGTGGTCGCGAGTGGACGGAAGGTCAGGCCTGCCGCGATGGCGCGCGCATTGCTGACCGCGCCGTAGCCGCCGTACTGCGGGTGCGTCGGCGACACCCAGATCGGCAGGCCGACCTGCTGTTGTTCGAGGAACCCGGGGGACACGTGGGTCAGCGTCATGCCGCCACCGGTGACGGCCTGGCAGCCATGCAGCATGGCGTCCATGCCCAGTGTGTAGTCCGGGCCGCAGGCGTTGAAGGTGCCGTAGGTCTTCGCTTCAGCCAGACGGATCATCCATTCGCCCAGGTCGCGGCCGTCGATGATCTGGATGGGGTCGTTGCCCTCGCCGGGCACCAGGATCTCGCCGCCCTGCACCACGCGGTGCGGCCAGTAGGTGAAGCGGTCGGTCTCGTCGCGCGGGCCGACGATGTAGCCGGGACGCACGATGGTGACGTTCCTGCCGAACTGCTTGTGCGCTTCGGCTTCGCTCAGTGCTTTCAGCGAGCCATACAGGTTCTCGATGTCGGCACGCAGCGTCTGCTGCGTTTCGGCCATCGCGTCCTTGCCTTTGTATACGGCGAGCGGAGAATCCTCGTTGATGCCGGGCTTGCCACCTTCGGCATACACCGAGATGGTGGAGATGAAGAGGTAGTGGCCCACGTTGCCCTTCAGCACCTGGCCGGCATCGCGCACCCAGAACGGCAGGCTGGTGGGGTTGTCGATGCAGACGTCCCACTTGCGGCCCTTCAATGAGGCGAGGTCGCCGGTGTTGCGGTCGCCGTGCAGTTGTTCCACTTCACCCGGCCATTCCGGCGAGGGCCGCTTGCCGCGGTTGAACAGGGTGACCTTGTGGCCGCGCTTGAGCGCGTAGTCGACCTGGAACGGCCCGGTGAAGCCGGTGCCGCCGAGGATCAGGATGTTCAGCGGCTTGGACGCCTTCCCCACCGGCTTGCCCTCGCTGGCAGCGGAGGCGAAGGACGGCAGCGCGGCCGCGGCGGCGGCCAGCGCGCCCAGCTTGAACAGGTCACGACGGGTGGTCATGCGGGTGCTCCCCAGCGGTGTCAGGAAAACGACTAGATAGCACTGCGCCGGCCGGCAAACCCCTGCCGGAAGTCGTTGTGACTTCTTGTGAACAGTCGGTATGGCCGGAACAACGGGGGGCGCCGGTGTCCGGAACACTGGTCCGATGGGCTGGCCTTCAACACGTGCGGGCCTACGCGAGATACACCCCCGTGTCATGCGTGACTCTCATGTGCTCGTCGTCGAGTCCGCATCACTCGCCGGCGATGTCCGGAAACTGACACGTCACTGAAAAAGAGTCGCACGCGATCCACCGCGTTTCGCCGGCAACGCGCGGAGTCTCGCGCGCGAGCCGGACATGCTTGTCGCTTCAAACGTCGGGGACTCGCCGCCGACACGCCACGGGTGAAGCGCGACACTCCGTGCCTCGAAGCCGATACCCAGGGATTGGCAGCCGACATATCCAGGCTTGCACCTCGAAGCACGGACATTCGCGTTCGAGGATCTGCGGGTCGCACCCGAGCCGTATGCGTATCGAGGTCGAGAATCGGAAAGTCGCCGGCCAGGGGCTTACGGGCGTTGCCCGCGGCATGGACCACCGCCCGTGTCGCCTCATCATCCACATTCCAGTGGCCGATGCTCGGCCTGGCCGGCTTAACCACGCAGGTGCGCGCGGACATCGTCCAATGAACCGAAGAACGGATTCGGCTCAAGCCGCAGGATCTCGTCGAGGGCCTCGCCCAAGGGGGCGTGATGGTCGGGCACGGCCGGCACCAGGCGATAGGTTCCATTCCCGACAATCAACCAACCACGCGTGTTGGGGATCGTGAACTCCGGCTCCAGCTCGTAGGATGGGTGGAGCGCAGCGATACCCATCAAGGAGCACTTCGAGGCCACGATGATGGGTATCGCCTGCGGCTCAACCCATCCTACTCACGCGTGCCAGGTGTCTTCCAGATACCTCGGCCGGCAGGCCAGGTAGCCACCGATCACCAGTACCACGATGCATGCGGACAGGAACGTCATCGGCAACGCCCAGCCGTGCGTGTGTTCGTGCAGCAGGCCGAACGTGAGCGGGCCAGCACAGGACAGCGTATAGCCCACGCCCTGCATGAAGCCGGACAGCGACGCCGAGCCTTCCGGCGTGCGCGTGCGCAGGTTGATCATGGTCAACGACAGCGGGAACGTGCTCGGCCCCAGCCCCAGCAGCGCGACCCACAGCGCCGGGGCGGCCATCGGCGCCAGCAGCAGGCCGGCGAACGCTGCAGCGTAGAAGCCCGCGCAGACCACCACCACGATGAAGGGGTTGCGCATGCGCACCGCGATCAGCGGCATGCTGAGCGACGCCACCAGGCCGAGCGTGGAGAACAGCGCCACCATCGTGCCGCCCAGTGCCGGCGTGCCACCGGCTTCGACCAGCAGCTTCGGCAGCCAGGTGAACATCGAATACGTCACCAGCGATGTCATGCCGAACATCAGCGCCATGCCCCAGGCCACCGGCGAGCGCCACGCGCGACCTGTGGGACGCGGCGCCGCCAGTTCGGGCGCTTCGTCGTCGACAGTGACCGCTGCGTCGTGCACACGCGCTAGCGGCGTGTTGCGCCCACGCTCCTGCCACAGAACAAGACACCAGGGCCCCGCAGATGCGGCGGCGAACACCGCCCACAAACCCAGCGAGATGCGCCAGCCGGCAGCCTCCATCACAGGTACGGCGACCAGCGCGGGCAGAATGGTGCCGGCCTGCAGCACGGTGATGTACAGCGTGCTGACCGTGCCTACGCGATCGGCGAAGTAGCGCTTCACCAGCGGCGGCAGCACGATGTTGCCGATGCCCATGCCGGCCAGCGCCGTCAGCGAGGCGGCCATCAACGCGGTCGTGTCGCCGGCCGCGCTGCGCAACAGCAGACCCAGCATCGCCAGCAACATGGCGAGCAATGCGGTGCGCTCCAGGCCGATGCGATGCGCCAGCGCAGGCGTCGCCACGCCGAACACTGCGAACGCCGCCGTGGGCAGCATGCCGAACACCCCGGTCATGGTGGCACCGAAGCCGAACGCATCGCCCAAGGTGTCGAGCAGCGGCGTCAGCGAGGTCACCGCCGTGCGCAGGTTGAACGCGGACAGCACGATGCCGAGCAGCACCAGCCCGCGGCCGGACCAGAGCGATGCGGATGCTGCGGCGTGCGTCTTCTTGGATTCCATGCACGTCATTATCGTCGACCGCATGACAGCCGTCGGCGCACGCATGAAGACGCTGTGTCCTGCGCGATCGTGCATGGCCTGAATCCTTCTCCCCGCCTGCGGGGAGAGGGAGTAGCCGCACTTCTCACGGCTCATGCCCGTGCAAAGAAAAAGCGGGCCGAAGCCCGCTTTTCCGTATCGCGTCGCGATGTCGTGCGGCTTACTCGGCCGACACGCCCTCGCCTTCTTCCACGGCCTTGATCGACAGGCGGATGCGGCCCTGCTTGTCGACTTCCAGCACCTTGACCTTGACCACGTCGCCTTCCTTCAGCGCGTCGCTGACCTTCTCGACGCGGTCGTTGGAGATCTGCGACACGTGCACCAGGCCGTCCTTGCCCGGCAGGATGGTGACGAACGCACCGAAGTCCATGATCTTGGCGACCTTGCCTTCGTAGATGCGGCCCGGCTCGACGTCGGAGGTGATCTGCTCGATGCGGGCCTTGGCGGCCTGGCCGGCGGCGCCGTTGACCGAGGCGATGGTGATGGTGCCGTCGTCCTGGATGTCGATCTGCGTGCCGGTTTCCTTGGTGATGGCCTGGATCACCGAACCGCCCTTGCCGATCACTTCGCGGATCTTGTCGGGGTGGATCTTGATGGTGATCAGGCGCGGCGCGAACTCGCTCAGCTCCTGGCGCGGCGAGGTCATCGCATGGGCCATTTCGCCCAGGATGTGCAACCGGCCGGCCTTCGCCTGCGTCAGCGCCTGCTTCATGATCTCTTCGGTGATGCCTTCGATCTTGATGTCCATCTGCAGCGCGGACACGCCGTTGGCGGTACCGGCGACCTTGAAGTCCATGTCGCCCAGGTGGTCTTCGTCACCCAGGATGTCGCTCAGCACGACGAAGTCGTTGCCTTCCTTCACCAGGCCCATCGCGATGCCGGCCACCGGCGCCTTGATCGGCACGCCGGCATCCATCAGCGCCAGCGAGCTGCCGCAGACCGAGGCCATCGAGGAGGAGCCGTTCGACTCGGTGATTTCCGAGACCACGCGGATCGTGTACGGGAAGGCTTCCATCGTCGGCATCACGGCGAGCACGCCGCGCTTGGCAAGGCGGCCGTGGCCGATTTCGCGACGCTTCGGGCCCATCATGCGGCCGGCTTCGCCCACCGAGAACGGGGGGAAGTTGTAGTGGAACAGGAAGTGGTCCTTCCACTCGCCGCCGACGGCGTCGATCACCTGGCCATCGCGCGCGGTGCCGAGGGTGACGGCGACGATCGCCTGCGTCTCACCACGGGTGAACAGCGAGGAGCCGTGCACGCGCGGCAGCACGCTGACCTTGGAGGAGATCGGGCGGACGGTGTCCAGCGCACGACCGTCGATGCGGACCTTGGTGGCCAGCACGGAACCGCGCATGGTCTGGTATTCCAGCTCGCCGAATTCCTTCGACAGCGCGCCGGCGCTCCAGCCATCGGCTTCGGCACGGCCAGCCAGCTGCTGCATCACGTCCTTCTTGATGGCGGCGATGGCGTCGCGGCGCTGCAGCTTGTCGCGCACCTGGAAGGCGGACTCGAGCTGGGTGCCCACGGCTTCCTTCAGCGCGGAGATCATCGCCTCGTTCTTGGCCGGCGCAGACCACTCCCAGTTCTTGGTACCGGCTTCGGTGACCAGCTCGTTGATGATGTTGATGACCTTCTGCATTTCGCGGTGGCCGAACATCACCGCGCCCAGCATCACGTCTTCGGACAGCTCGGCGGCTTCGGATTCGACCATCAGCACGGCGTTGGACGTACCGGCGACGACGAGCTCCAGCTTGGAGTCCTTCAGTTCGCTGACGGTCGGGTTCAACACGTATTCGCCGTTGATGTAGCCGACCTTGGCGGCACCGATCGGGCCGTTGAACGGCGCGCCGGTCAGGGCGACGGCCGCGGAGGCGCCGATCAGCGCCGGGATGTCGCCGTCGATTTCCGGGTTCAGCGACATCACCGTGGCGATGACCTGCACTTCATTGCGGAATTCTTCCGGGAACAGCGGGCGCAGCGGGCGATCGATCAGGCGGGAGATCAGCGTCTCCTTCTCGGTCGCGCGACCTTCGCGCTTGAAGAAGCCACCGGGGATGCGGCCGCCGGCGTAGAACTTCTCCTGGTAGTCGACCGTCAGGGGGAAGAAGTCCTGGCCTTCGCGGGCCGACTTCGCCGCCACGGCGGTAACCAGCAGCACGGTGTCATCGAACTTGACGACGACGGCGCCGCCGGCCTGGCGGGCGATTTCGCCGGTTTCCAGGGTGACCTGGTGCTTGCCGTACTGGAAGGTTTTGGTGATTTTTGCCACGTTGGTTCCTTGAGATGCCTTGTGCGGGTTGGACCTCACGCGACCCTTGTCGCGTGCGGCTGGCCGGATGCGTCCGGCCGATGGAGCTTTGAGGGGCGGGCCCGGTGCGGCCAGCGGATGCAGCGCATTCCGTTCCCTGAAATGCAAACCGCGGCGCATCTCTGCGCCGCGGTGGGGGTATATCAGCGACGCAGACCGAGTTTTTCGATCAGGGTCTTGTAGCGCTCGTTGTCTTTCTTCTTGAGGTAATCAAGCAGGCTGCGGCGGCGGTTGACCAGCTGCAGCAGACCACGACGGCTGTGGTGGTCCTTCTTGTGGGTCTTGAAGTGGCCGCTCAGGTGCTCGATGCGCGCGGTCAGCAGGGCGACCTGCACTTCCGGGGAGCCGGTATCGTTGGCGCCACGGGCGTTGTCGGCAATCACTTTCTGGGTATCGACGGACATGCTGTTCTCTCGTTGATGCGTGGCCTGCAGGAACGCGGGCTGTCCTCCGCGCGCACCGCCTGGCTCGCCGTTGATGAAGCTGGGGAAATAAGGAAACGCCGGTGCGAAACCGGCGGCGTAGTGTAGCCGCGGGGGCCTTGTGAAACAAGGTTTTATTGAGTGTTGCCGGCCTTGGTGGCGGTACCGGCTACGGCCCAGGCGAACAATCGCTGCGGCGATAGCGTGCCATCGGGGCCGACCGTACCCAGCCCCAGGACCCGGCCTTCCTGCCCGTGGATCGCGACCGGGCCGTCGCTGGGGGGATGTCCGCGCAGCTTCTGGCCCTGCGCGAGCCGGCGCGCATCGACGGCGTCGACATCCACGCGCGGGAAGCCGGCCAAGCCGGCCTCGATGGGCAGCAGGCACGCCTCGAGGGCGGCTTCTCCACCCTGTTCAGCCAACGCCTGCAGCGCGTCCCGTGAATACATGCGTGGCTGCCTGAACGGATCGACCCAGAGACGACGCAGTTCGGCCACGTGGGCACCACAGCCCAGCGCCTCGCCCAGATCACGGACCAGGCTGCGCACATAGGTGCCCGAACCGCACTCCACGCGCAGGGAAAGCCGGCCCGGGGCGATCTCGAGCACCTCGATGGCGTGGACGTCGACATCACGCTCGGGCGCCTCGATGACGTCTCCGCGGCGGGCCTTGGTGTAGAGCGGCTCGCCGCCCTGCTTGAGCGCCGAATAGATCGGGGCCCGCTGGCGGATGCGCCCTGTCAGGGGCACCAGCGCGGCCTTGACGGTGGCGGCATCCAGCACCGGCACCGGCCGCTCGCGCAGCGTCGCACCGTCGGCATCGTCGGTATCGGTGGTGACACCCAGCACGGCGACCGTGTCGTAGGCCTTGGAGGATCCCAGCAACAGGCCGGCGATCTTGGTCGCCTCACCGAAGCACAGTGGCAGCAGGCCAGTGGCGAGCGGATCGAGG encodes the following:
- the pnp gene encoding polyribonucleotide nucleotidyltransferase, giving the protein MAKITKTFQYGKHQVTLETGEIARQAGGAVVVKFDDTVLLVTAVAAKSAREGQDFFPLTVDYQEKFYAGGRIPGGFFKREGRATEKETLISRLIDRPLRPLFPEEFRNEVQVIATVMSLNPEIDGDIPALIGASAAVALTGAPFNGPIGAAKVGYINGEYVLNPTVSELKDSKLELVVAGTSNAVLMVESEAAELSEDVMLGAVMFGHREMQKVINIINELVTEAGTKNWEWSAPAKNEAMISALKEAVGTQLESAFQVRDKLQRRDAIAAIKKDVMQQLAGRAEADGWSAGALSKEFGELEYQTMRGSVLATKVRIDGRALDTVRPISSKVSVLPRVHGSSLFTRGETQAIVAVTLGTARDGQVIDAVGGEWKDHFLFHYNFPPFSVGEAGRMMGPKRREIGHGRLAKRGVLAVMPTMEAFPYTIRVVSEITESNGSSSMASVCGSSLALMDAGVPIKAPVAGIAMGLVKEGNDFVVLSDILGDEDHLGDMDFKVAGTANGVSALQMDIKIEGITEEIMKQALTQAKAGRLHILGEMAHAMTSPRQELSEFAPRLITIKIHPDKIREVIGKGGSVIQAITKETGTQIDIQDDGTITIASVNGAAGQAAKARIEQITSDVEPGRIYEGKVAKIMDFGAFVTILPGKDGLVHVSQISNDRVEKVSDALKEGDVVKVKVLEVDKQGRIRLSIKAVEEGEGVSAE
- the rpsO gene encoding 30S ribosomal protein S15, translated to MSVDTQKVIADNARGANDTGSPEVQVALLTARIEHLSGHFKTHKKDHHSRRGLLQLVNRRRSLLDYLKKKDNERYKTLIEKLGLRR
- the truB gene encoding tRNA pseudouridine(55) synthase TruB; this translates as MSPPKLKFRSLDGLLLLDKPQGMSSNAALQVARRLFRAEKGGHTGSLDPLATGLLPLCFGEATKIAGLLLGSSKAYDTVAVLGVTTDTDDADGATLRERPVPVLDAATVKAALVPLTGRIRQRAPIYSALKQGGEPLYTKARRGDVIEAPERDVDVHAIEVLEIAPGRLSLRVECGSGTYVRSLVRDLGEALGCGAHVAELRRLWVDPFRQPRMYSRDALQALAEQGGEAALEACLLPIEAGLAGFPRVDVDAVDARRLAQGQKLRGHPPSDGPVAIHGQEGRVLGLGTVGPDGTLSPQRLFAWAVAGTATKAGNTQ